The following proteins are co-located in the Mus pahari chromosome 14, PAHARI_EIJ_v1.1, whole genome shotgun sequence genome:
- the Slc35b1 gene encoding solute carrier family 35 member B1 isoform X1 has product MRSLPPAGDVRLELSPSPPVPLPALNGSSADSSVRLMAASRSLVPDRLRLPLCFLGVFVCYFYYGILQEKITRGKYGEGPKQETFTFALTLVFIQCVINAMFAKILIQFFDTARVDRTRTWLYAACSVSYVGAMVSSNSALQFVNYPTQVLGKSCKPIPVMLLGVTLLKKKYPLAKYLCVLLIVAGVALFMYKPKKVVGIEEHTVGFGELLLLMSLTLDGLTGVSQDHMRAHYQTGSNHMMLNINLWSTVLLGVGILFTGELWEFLSFAERYPTIIYNILLFGLTSALGQSFIFMTVVYFGPLTCSIITTTRKFFTILASVILFANPISSMQWVGTVLVFLGLGLDAKFGKGTKKTSH; this is encoded by the exons ATGAGGTCCCTGCCGCCGGCCGGCGATGTCCGCCTGGAGCTTTCGCCTTCGCCGCCGGTACCGCTACCTGCTCTGAACGGATCTTCGGCCGACTCGTCCGTGCGTCTCATGGCCGCTAGCAGATCCCTGGTGCCTGATCGGCTTCGCCTGCCGCTCTGCTTCTTGGGTGTCTTTGTCTGCTATTTCTACTATGGGATCCTGCAGGAGAAGAT CACAAGAGGGAAGTATGGAGAAGGACCCAAACAGGAGACGTTCACCTTTGCCTTAACTTTGGTTTTCATCCAGTGTGTGATCAATGCTATGTTTGCCAAGATCT TGATCCAGTTTTTTGACACTGCCAGGGTGGACCGCACTAGGACCTGGCTCTATGCTGCCTGTTCTGTCTCCTATGTGGGTGCCATGGTCTCCAGCAACTCAGCCCTGCAGTTTGTCAACTATCCAACTCAG GTTCTGGGTAAATCCTGCAAGCCAATCCCAG TTATGCTCCTCGGAGTGACGCTCTTGAAGAAGAAGTACCCACTGGCCAAGTACCTGTGTGTATTGCTAATTGTGGCTGGCGTGGCTCTTTTCATGTATAAGCCCAAGAAAGTGGTTGGGATAGAAGAGCACACTGTTGGCTTTGGAGAGCTCCTTCTG ctcATGTCTCTGACCCTGGATGGACTGACAGGTGTTTCCCAGGACCATATGCGGGCTCATTACCAAACAGGTTCCAACCACATGATGTTGAACATCAACCTTTGGTCCACGGTCTTGCTCGGTGTTG GGATCCTGTTTACTggggagctctgggagttcttGAGCTTCGCTGAGAGGTACCCGACCATCATCTATAACATCCTGCTCTTCGGCCTGACCAGTGCCTTGGGTCAG AGCTTTATCTTCATGACCGTCGTGTACTTCGGTCCCCTGACCTGCTCCATCATCACCACAACCCGGAAGTTCTTCACCATCTTGGCTTCTGTGATCCTCTTTGCCAACCCCATCAGCTCCATGCAGTGGGTGGGCACTGTGCTGGTTTTCCTGG GTCTCGGTCTTGATGCCAAGTTtgggaaaggaacaaagaagaccTCCCACTAG
- the Slc35b1 gene encoding solute carrier family 35 member B1 isoform X2, with product MVSSNSALQFVNYPTQVLGKSCKPIPVMLLGVTLLKKKYPLAKYLCVLLIVAGVALFMYKPKKVVGIEEHTVGFGELLLLMSLTLDGLTGVSQDHMRAHYQTGSNHMMLNINLWSTVLLGVGILFTGELWEFLSFAERYPTIIYNILLFGLTSALGQSFIFMTVVYFGPLTCSIITTTRKFFTILASVILFANPISSMQWVGTVLVFLGLGLDAKFGKGTKKTSH from the exons ATGGTCTCCAGCAACTCAGCCCTGCAGTTTGTCAACTATCCAACTCAG GTTCTGGGTAAATCCTGCAAGCCAATCCCAG TTATGCTCCTCGGAGTGACGCTCTTGAAGAAGAAGTACCCACTGGCCAAGTACCTGTGTGTATTGCTAATTGTGGCTGGCGTGGCTCTTTTCATGTATAAGCCCAAGAAAGTGGTTGGGATAGAAGAGCACACTGTTGGCTTTGGAGAGCTCCTTCTG ctcATGTCTCTGACCCTGGATGGACTGACAGGTGTTTCCCAGGACCATATGCGGGCTCATTACCAAACAGGTTCCAACCACATGATGTTGAACATCAACCTTTGGTCCACGGTCTTGCTCGGTGTTG GGATCCTGTTTACTggggagctctgggagttcttGAGCTTCGCTGAGAGGTACCCGACCATCATCTATAACATCCTGCTCTTCGGCCTGACCAGTGCCTTGGGTCAG AGCTTTATCTTCATGACCGTCGTGTACTTCGGTCCCCTGACCTGCTCCATCATCACCACAACCCGGAAGTTCTTCACCATCTTGGCTTCTGTGATCCTCTTTGCCAACCCCATCAGCTCCATGCAGTGGGTGGGCACTGTGCTGGTTTTCCTGG GTCTCGGTCTTGATGCCAAGTTtgggaaaggaacaaagaagaccTCCCACTAG